In the genome of Mytilus edulis chromosome 3, xbMytEdul2.2, whole genome shotgun sequence, one region contains:
- the LOC139516744 gene encoding ras-related protein Rab-1A isoform X1: protein MLITFLHVFKFSIDFFSDYLFKLLLIGDSGVGKSCLLLRFADDTYTESYISTIGVDFKIRTIELDGKTIKLQIWDTAGQERFRTITSSYYRGAHGIIVVYDVTDQESFNNVKQWLQEIDRYASENVNKLLVGNKSDLETKKVVDYTTAKEYADSLGVPFLETSAKNATNVEQAFMTMAAEIKNRMGPVTAAADNKSNVKINPSTPVKQGGGGCC, encoded by the exons ATGTTGATAacctttttacatgtatttaaattttcaattgattttttcagTGACTACCTGTTTAAACTGTTGTTGATTGGTGATTCTGGTGTAGGAAAGTCTTGTTTATTACTCAGATTTGca gaTGACACATACACAGAAAGTTATATAAGTACTATAGGAGTAGATTTT aaaatacGAACTATAGAATTAGATGGGAAAACTATAAAATTACAAATA TGGGACACAGCTGGTCAAGAAAGATTTAGAACTATAACATCAAGTTATTACAGAGGAGCACATGGTATTATTGTTGTGTATGATGTCACAGATCAA GAATCTtttaacaatgtaaaacagtGGTTACAAGAAATTGACAGATATGCTagtgaaaatgtaaataaattactAGTAGGAAATAAATCTGACCTGGAAACCAAGAAAGTAGTAGATTATACAACAGCTAAA GAATATGCAGATTCTTTAGGAGTACCTTTCCTAGAAACAAGTGCAAAAAATGCTACGAACGTTGAACAAGCATTTATGACGATGGCGGCAGAAATTAAAAATAGAATGGGTCCAGTTACAGCTGCAGCTGACAACAAAtctaatgtaaaaataaatccaAGTACTCCTGTGAAACAAGGAGGTGGAGGATGCTGTTAA
- the LOC139516744 gene encoding ras-related protein Rab-1A isoform X2 produces the protein MSTMNPEYDYLFKLLLIGDSGVGKSCLLLRFADDTYTESYISTIGVDFKIRTIELDGKTIKLQIWDTAGQERFRTITSSYYRGAHGIIVVYDVTDQESFNNVKQWLQEIDRYASENVNKLLVGNKSDLETKKVVDYTTAKEYADSLGVPFLETSAKNATNVEQAFMTMAAEIKNRMGPVTAAADNKSNVKINPSTPVKQGGGGCC, from the exons ATGAGCACAATGAACCCCGAATA TGACTACCTGTTTAAACTGTTGTTGATTGGTGATTCTGGTGTAGGAAAGTCTTGTTTATTACTCAGATTTGca gaTGACACATACACAGAAAGTTATATAAGTACTATAGGAGTAGATTTT aaaatacGAACTATAGAATTAGATGGGAAAACTATAAAATTACAAATA TGGGACACAGCTGGTCAAGAAAGATTTAGAACTATAACATCAAGTTATTACAGAGGAGCACATGGTATTATTGTTGTGTATGATGTCACAGATCAA GAATCTtttaacaatgtaaaacagtGGTTACAAGAAATTGACAGATATGCTagtgaaaatgtaaataaattactAGTAGGAAATAAATCTGACCTGGAAACCAAGAAAGTAGTAGATTATACAACAGCTAAA GAATATGCAGATTCTTTAGGAGTACCTTTCCTAGAAACAAGTGCAAAAAATGCTACGAACGTTGAACAAGCATTTATGACGATGGCGGCAGAAATTAAAAATAGAATGGGTCCAGTTACAGCTGCAGCTGACAACAAAtctaatgtaaaaataaatccaAGTACTCCTGTGAAACAAGGAGGTGGAGGATGCTGTTAA